A portion of the Candidatus Paceibacterota bacterium genome contains these proteins:
- a CDS encoding copper-translocating P-type ATPase, with protein sequence MNNNVIEYTCPMHPEIVRFEPGNCPKCGMSLEPKADFETEVENVELLDLKKRFLWSLPLTVLAIFVAIVGSGLPGALADRGEWLSLLIATPVILWAGKPFFQRAWMSFIYRSPNMWTLIGLGTGAAYVYSFAATAVPDIFPASFRTDGKVGVYFEAASVIISLTLLGQVIELKARAETSSAIKALLKLAPKTARRRKADGSDEEVLLTQVMVKDILIVRPGETIPVDGEVIEGMSSVDESMLTGEPLPVLKEVTNKVIGGTINSDGSLHIRAEKVGSASVLSQIVSLVSQAQRSKAPMQRMADTVSRYFVLTVIAVAILTFIVWGLLGGESSWTYGVINAVAVLIIACPCALGLATPMSIMVASGRGATSGILFKDAAAIENFHKIDTLIVDKTGTLTEGRPYVESVIAVSGIEESRVLSVAATLESLSEHPLATAIVREAAKENLHVGKVIEFKSHPGFGVEGKLDGKRVLVGNAQFLVNSKIDIEPMRLEATEVSSHGSSIMFVSEDDAILGLISLNDKIKQTSPEAVADLMSSGIHLVMASGDNLSSARSIASKLNITEVYGDVKPSDKLELVRKFQNQGKFVAMAGDGVNDAPALAQANIGISMGTGTDVAMHSGQVTLVKGDLRSIAAARRLSKDTVANMRQNLFFAFVYNSLGVPIAAGVLYPFTGLILSPMIAALAMSLSSTSVIANALRLRGRHA encoded by the coding sequence ATGAATAACAATGTAATCGAGTACACGTGTCCGATGCATCCGGAAATTGTGAGATTTGAGCCAGGGAATTGTCCCAAATGCGGAATGTCGCTTGAACCAAAAGCGGATTTCGAGACCGAGGTCGAGAATGTTGAGCTCCTTGATCTCAAGAAGCGTTTTCTCTGGTCATTACCACTTACTGTGCTAGCGATTTTCGTCGCCATTGTTGGATCTGGTCTTCCGGGTGCGCTTGCGGACCGTGGAGAGTGGTTGTCTCTACTAATTGCGACACCAGTGATTCTCTGGGCTGGGAAACCATTCTTCCAGCGTGCGTGGATGTCGTTCATATATAGGAGTCCAAATATGTGGACCCTCATTGGTTTGGGCACCGGGGCGGCGTACGTGTATAGCTTCGCCGCCACAGCAGTCCCAGACATTTTTCCCGCTTCGTTCCGGACGGATGGGAAGGTAGGCGTCTATTTCGAGGCTGCCTCAGTAATCATTTCCTTGACCTTGCTGGGGCAGGTCATTGAGCTTAAGGCGAGGGCAGAGACATCTTCGGCAATTAAGGCTCTTTTGAAATTGGCCCCTAAGACTGCCCGCCGACGCAAAGCTGACGGGTCAGATGAGGAGGTTCTGCTTACGCAGGTCATGGTCAAAGATATATTGATTGTCCGCCCTGGAGAGACGATTCCTGTCGATGGGGAAGTGATAGAAGGTATGAGTAGCGTTGACGAGTCCATGCTTACCGGTGAACCTTTGCCAGTACTAAAAGAAGTAACCAATAAAGTTATTGGAGGGACGATAAATTCCGATGGTTCACTTCACATTAGGGCCGAGAAGGTTGGATCCGCTTCCGTCCTTTCGCAGATTGTAAGTCTGGTCTCTCAGGCGCAACGGTCCAAAGCGCCCATGCAGAGGATGGCGGATACGGTCTCCCGCTACTTCGTCTTAACTGTAATTGCCGTGGCAATACTGACCTTTATAGTCTGGGGTTTACTCGGTGGCGAATCTTCTTGGACGTATGGGGTAATAAATGCGGTAGCCGTACTCATCATTGCTTGCCCTTGTGCCCTCGGCTTGGCAACACCGATGTCTATCATGGTCGCATCGGGTAGAGGAGCAACTTCTGGGATCCTCTTTAAAGACGCCGCTGCAATTGAGAATTTTCACAAAATCGATACTTTGATCGTTGATAAAACTGGCACCTTGACGGAGGGACGGCCATATGTGGAGAGTGTCATCGCGGTTTCTGGAATCGAAGAAAGTCGTGTTCTATCTGTTGCAGCGACTCTCGAAAGTCTAAGTGAACACCCTCTGGCGACCGCAATTGTTCGGGAAGCAGCCAAGGAAAATCTGCACGTGGGAAAAGTGATTGAATTCAAATCTCACCCCGGCTTCGGAGTAGAGGGAAAGTTGGATGGAAAACGCGTACTGGTTGGAAACGCTCAGTTCTTGGTCAATTCAAAGATTGATATCGAACCGATGCGACTCGAAGCCACTGAAGTTAGTTCCCATGGATCAAGCATCATGTTTGTCTCAGAAGATGATGCGATATTGGGATTGATCTCTCTCAACGACAAGATAAAGCAGACATCCCCTGAAGCAGTTGCTGATCTCATGAGTTCAGGCATCCATTTGGTTATGGCTTCCGGAGATAACTTGAGTAGTGCCAGGAGTATTGCCTCAAAATTAAATATTACAGAGGTTTATGGCGATGTGAAACCATCCGACAAACTGGAGTTAGTTCGCAAATTTCAGAACCAAGGAAAATTTGTGGCAATGGCTGGAGATGGTGTGAACGATGCACCGGCACTTGCTCAGGCTAATATCGGAATCTCAATGGGTACTGGCACCGATGTTGCGATGCACAGTGGGCAAGTTACATTGGTAAAGGGGGACTTACGTTCAATTGCAGCGGCAAGGAGACTTTCGAAGGATACGGTCGCAAATATGCGCCAGAATCTATTTTTTGCCTTCGTCTACAACTCTCTAGGGGTGCCAATTGCGGCCGGAGTCCTGTATCCCTTTACTGGATTGATCCTTTCGCCCATGATTGCAGCGCTGGCAATGAGTCTAAGTTCTACCTCCGTGATCGCCAACGCTTTGAGACTTCGAGGTAGGCATGCATGA
- a CDS encoding DUF305 domain-containing protein — protein MFRRIFLPAVVSVMFSSFAIFPASALPPRLSSASTMAYGDMEIMFAQAMIPHHRQAITMSWYTLKNSSNANVIGLAKKIIAAQKGEIAQMTSWIKSSGQSMTSSHSMGASGMLSPTQLAQLKSLKGRAFDKSFLMAMVEHHAGALQMVSWISASTRSDVKVLAANIKKAQSTEIAAMKKMIIKLGK, from the coding sequence ATGTTTCGTCGAATTTTCTTACCAGCAGTTGTATCTGTCATGTTTAGTTCATTTGCTATTTTCCCAGCCAGCGCTCTGCCGCCACGGCTTTCGAGTGCCTCCACTATGGCTTACGGTGATATGGAGATCATGTTCGCCCAGGCGATGATTCCACATCACCGGCAGGCAATAACCATGTCTTGGTACACGTTGAAGAATTCAAGCAATGCCAATGTTATTGGACTTGCTAAGAAAATTATTGCTGCTCAGAAAGGTGAAATCGCTCAAATGACTTCCTGGATCAAGAGCTCTGGCCAATCTATGACGTCGAGTCACTCCATGGGAGCGTCCGGAATGCTAAGCCCAACTCAACTTGCCCAATTGAAGAGCCTCAAAGGAAGAGCGTTCGACAAGAGCTTTTTGATGGCGATGGTTGAGCACCACGCCGGAGCCTTGCAGATGGTTTCGTGGATTTCCGCCTCGACAAGAAGTGATGTGAAAGTTTTGGCGGCCAATATCAAGAAAGCTCAGAGCACAGAAATTGCAGCCATGAAGAAAATGATTATCAAATTAGGAAAGTAG
- a CDS encoding MarC family protein: protein MKLSSDVTTLVALFAIVSPITSIPVFLSLTETVSKEKRRIIALQTALVSGLTLFVAYFVGDVILKLLSIQMDAFRIAGALIIGAIGWSMVMGRKNSILEASPMGAAIVPLAIPMMAGPGAIATVIAIGNSDVGIVRIADVIIILVLSILTGILLLAAEPIERILGEQGLMVVTRIFGLLLLAIAVSTVMSAIASAFPGLTQ from the coding sequence ATGAAACTCAGTAGCGACGTAACTACGCTGGTCGCACTTTTTGCGATCGTCAGCCCTATTACTTCGATCCCCGTCTTTCTTAGTTTGACCGAAACCGTCTCTAAGGAGAAGAGGCGAATCATCGCCCTGCAAACCGCCCTCGTTTCGGGGTTGACGCTCTTCGTTGCCTACTTCGTCGGTGATGTCATTCTTAAATTACTTAGCATCCAGATGGATGCTTTTCGAATTGCGGGCGCGCTAATCATCGGAGCCATCGGGTGGAGCATGGTCATGGGTCGGAAAAATTCCATCCTCGAAGCCTCTCCTATGGGGGCTGCCATTGTCCCCCTCGCTATCCCGATGATGGCCGGACCTGGCGCGATTGCAACAGTGATAGCAATTGGCAATTCTGACGTCGGAATAGTCCGTATCGCGGATGTGATAATAATTCTCGTTCTTTCGATTCTAACCGGCATCTTGCTACTTGCAGCAGAGCCCATCGAACGAATTCTGGGAGAGCAAGGACTCATGGTGGTTACACGAATTTTTGGCTTGCTACTACTCGCAATTGCAGTCTCCACCGTGATGTCAGCTATCGCTTCAGCATTCCCTGGTCTCACGCAATAA
- a CDS encoding NAD(P)/FAD-dependent oxidoreductase yields MKQFDVVVLGAGSAGELIAKTLSKAGRSVALIEKLRVGGECAYVSCIPSKAMLRSTQIRKLAKNTVAFGASSTPLIMDSDNEAFHWSAARRDRIADYRDDSASSAAVKAAGIALFRGSGFVTGPNLISINQLELGWKDLVIATGSLSTIPKIEGLETVDSWTSDEALSAGDCPRSVLIIGGGPVGCELAQIFTRFGSETTLVQSGPQLADQEHFDVAARLAENLEDDGVTILLNTEVLKVELATENQILVHLSSGSYCIVEKIIIASGRHPDTTNLGLGILGIELDKKGTVLIDEHCRVVGQRHVWAAGDVTGIAPFTHTASYQGHIVTSNLLGMEQVANYVAIPRAIYTDPPVASVGKMANSMNREGYLTASIDLKDVSRTVTDGEAGGLLVLTADPVRGVLIGASAIGPHADEWMAEASLAIRAEIQLSLWCDVVHAFPTYGQAFETPLKELASQIFTELLPLIA; encoded by the coding sequence ATGAAGCAATTTGATGTGGTTGTTTTGGGTGCAGGATCGGCTGGAGAGTTGATCGCCAAGACTCTCTCCAAGGCTGGCCGCTCGGTCGCTCTCATTGAAAAATTGCGAGTGGGTGGAGAATGCGCCTATGTATCCTGCATTCCCAGCAAGGCAATGTTGCGAAGTACCCAAATAAGAAAATTGGCAAAAAATACTGTCGCATTTGGTGCTTCAAGTACGCCCCTCATTATGGATAGTGACAATGAGGCGTTCCATTGGTCCGCTGCACGACGCGACCGGATAGCTGACTATCGAGACGATTCCGCAAGCAGCGCGGCCGTGAAGGCGGCGGGTATCGCACTATTTCGAGGCAGTGGGTTTGTGACCGGACCCAATCTGATATCGATTAATCAACTGGAGTTGGGTTGGAAGGATCTGGTAATCGCCACGGGATCTCTATCCACAATTCCAAAAATTGAGGGCTTGGAAACGGTGGACTCTTGGACGAGTGATGAAGCGTTATCTGCGGGTGACTGTCCACGCTCCGTGCTGATTATTGGTGGCGGACCCGTTGGTTGCGAATTGGCGCAAATATTCACTCGTTTTGGATCAGAAACCACACTTGTCCAATCTGGACCCCAACTCGCCGACCAAGAGCATTTCGATGTTGCCGCCAGACTTGCGGAGAATTTAGAGGATGATGGCGTAACTATTCTGCTCAATACAGAAGTGCTTAAAGTCGAACTTGCAACCGAAAACCAGATTCTGGTTCATCTCTCAAGCGGTTCTTATTGCATCGTGGAGAAAATTATTATTGCCTCCGGCCGCCATCCAGATACGACGAATCTTGGCTTGGGAATTCTGGGGATCGAGCTCGACAAGAAAGGGACCGTGCTTATTGATGAACATTGCCGGGTCGTCGGCCAAAGGCATGTTTGGGCAGCCGGAGATGTAACAGGTATTGCTCCATTCACCCACACGGCAAGTTATCAAGGGCACATTGTTACTTCTAACCTGCTAGGTATGGAACAGGTCGCGAATTATGTGGCGATTCCACGAGCAATATATACAGATCCACCAGTTGCAAGCGTTGGGAAAATGGCCAATTCGATGAACCGGGAGGGATATCTAACGGCTAGCATCGATCTGAAGGACGTCTCTCGAACGGTTACCGATGGGGAAGCAGGCGGTCTACTCGTTCTGACGGCCGATCCCGTCCGCGGCGTGCTCATTGGCGCTTCTGCTATTGGTCCGCACGCTGATGAGTGGATGGCCGAAGCATCGCTGGCTATTCGGGCGGAAATTCAATTATCACTCTGGTGCGATGTCGTTCACGCTTTTCCAACTTATGGCCAAGCCTTTGAAACTCCGCTTAAAGAACTGGCTAGCCAAATATTTACTGAATTATTACCGCTTATTGCGTGA
- a CDS encoding UbiA family prenyltransferase codes for MVAKYLRAAHFLPTLIVTTLVLLLSRTLFNTGDSILIALTIFSGQLVVGWNNDLIDAPRDRLQKRWRKPVASGELAESDLKLAIYAVLALCVALSLLGPLGIRGGSLHLLAVGFGLSYNLYFKNNLLSPIPFMFAFAALPATLYVAAHKTPPLWIVICGGLFGIVGHFANVLKDMDEDLTLGIRGLPQIVGTKKSIFIAAIGLISISLIISMHRQTLIPWFVISLPLAIALITYNPRKFGHPTIMLLALMDVYLLF; via the coding sequence ATGGTAGCTAAATATCTCCGCGCGGCGCACTTTCTGCCAACACTTATAGTAACCACGCTCGTCCTACTACTTTCGAGAACGTTATTCAATACTGGAGATTCAATTCTGATTGCACTTACAATTTTTAGCGGTCAGTTAGTTGTTGGCTGGAACAATGATCTGATTGATGCACCGCGAGATCGACTACAAAAAAGATGGAGAAAACCCGTAGCATCGGGCGAACTTGCTGAATCAGACTTGAAATTGGCCATTTATGCTGTATTGGCACTTTGCGTAGCCCTCTCACTCCTTGGACCCTTGGGTATTCGTGGAGGTTCGCTACACCTGCTCGCTGTTGGATTTGGCCTTTCTTACAATCTCTACTTTAAGAACAATTTACTTTCCCCCATTCCATTCATGTTTGCCTTCGCTGCCCTGCCTGCCACTCTCTATGTTGCTGCACACAAGACTCCCCCTCTGTGGATAGTTATTTGTGGGGGTTTATTTGGAATAGTTGGACACTTCGCAAACGTGCTGAAGGATATGGACGAAGATCTCACACTTGGAATCCGTGGCCTGCCACAAATCGTTGGTACCAAAAAAAGTATCTTTATTGCTGCAATTGGCCTAATTTCTATCTCATTAATTATTTCAATGCACCGGCAAACTCTGATTCCTTGGTTTGTGATTTCACTTCCCCTCGCAATTGCATTGATCACTTATAACCCAAGAAAATTTGGACATCCAACAATTATGTTGCTCGCACTCATGGACGTCTATCTGTTGTTTTAA
- a CDS encoding PGPGW domain-containing protein, whose protein sequence is MMVWRKLWAALPGSVRKTIVLVIGSTLIALGVALVVLPGPFTMPLVILGLIVLAVEFTWAESLLIKAKYHAKKIDPRKFRKR, encoded by the coding sequence ATGATGGTCTGGCGCAAACTCTGGGCGGCTCTTCCGGGATCTGTTCGAAAAACTATCGTTCTGGTAATTGGCTCTACTCTGATCGCGTTGGGAGTCGCGCTCGTTGTACTCCCAGGACCATTTACTATGCCACTTGTAATTCTAGGGTTGATAGTTCTGGCCGTTGAATTTACTTGGGCTGAATCACTGTTGATCAAAGCGAAATATCACGCGAAAAAAATTGATCCTAGAAAATTTCGAAAACGTTAA
- a CDS encoding TerC family protein, with amino-acid sequence MNVSLLTWSITVAVILILVFIDLFTASRKPHDVKFKEAIAWTIFYVSISVGFGLWVWNYFGSTSGLEFFAAYMVEYSLSVDNLFIFVIILTQFAVSSIYHQRILLIGVLLALVLRAAFIAVGAVALASFSFTFVIFGAILVWTGIGLFRHWDEDPDPNENFVVRRLRKSIPIVDEFHGSDLFIRVNRKRFATPMLLVIVTIASTDLLFALDSIPATFGVTSEPYLVFAANAFALLGLRALYFLLKGLLDKLIYLSLGLSFILIFIGVKLILTYFHEIFEEIPKVPTVASLGVIGLILVVSTVASLIKSKADPSAKAHAGRITLLDTDEDS; translated from the coding sequence ATGAATGTGTCTTTATTAACCTGGTCGATAACTGTTGCGGTCATTTTGATTTTAGTTTTTATTGATCTGTTTACCGCAAGCAGAAAGCCTCACGATGTGAAGTTTAAAGAAGCAATTGCTTGGACTATCTTCTACGTCAGCATCTCAGTTGGCTTCGGACTCTGGGTGTGGAACTATTTTGGCTCGACCTCTGGGTTGGAATTCTTTGCCGCATATATGGTCGAGTACTCTCTTTCCGTCGACAACCTCTTCATCTTTGTCATAATTTTGACTCAATTTGCGGTGTCAAGTATTTATCACCAGCGAATACTTCTTATTGGTGTCTTACTCGCGCTGGTATTGAGGGCGGCCTTTATCGCTGTGGGGGCAGTGGCTCTTGCCTCATTTAGTTTCACGTTCGTTATCTTCGGAGCAATTTTGGTCTGGACTGGTATTGGTTTGTTTAGGCATTGGGATGAAGATCCCGATCCCAATGAGAATTTCGTTGTCCGCCGACTCCGAAAGTCAATCCCGATAGTTGATGAATTTCATGGAAGCGACCTCTTTATCCGTGTAAATAGAAAGCGCTTTGCTACCCCCATGCTCTTAGTCATCGTTACCATCGCCTCGACTGACTTGCTTTTTGCCCTGGATTCAATTCCAGCAACCTTTGGTGTGACATCTGAGCCTTACCTAGTGTTTGCCGCTAATGCGTTTGCCCTCTTGGGATTACGAGCTCTATATTTCTTGCTTAAGGGCTTGCTTGATAAGTTAATTTACCTATCGCTTGGTCTCTCTTTCATTCTTATTTTTATTGGCGTCAAATTGATCTTGACTTATTTTCATGAGATTTTCGAAGAAATTCCTAAAGTCCCGACGGTCGCAAGCCTCGGCGTTATTGGATTAATTTTGGTGGTCTCAACCGTAGCCAGCTTGATCAAGAGTAAGGCGGATCCTTCGGCGAAGGCTCACGCTGGTCGAATTACCCTTTTGGATACGGATGAAGACTCATGA
- a CDS encoding D-aminoacylase, which translates to MIDGSGSAGTKTDVVVIDGRIAEVGRILKGDERGRIIDATDLTLSPGFIDMHAHSDLAVISDHEHLAKVTQGVTLEVVGQDGLSYVPSNEDTLAILREQLFGWNADPAGIEWNFRSVKDYLAVVDRGAAVNVAYLIPHGNVRMLACGNEPGEASSEQMAYQLALVEEGMLQGAVGMSAGLTYVPAMYASDKEISQLTAVVAKHGGYYAPHHRNYGAKFLEAIDECIEISRSSSCPLHLTHCHMSAPIFHDKTELLFERLAKAEADNLDITLDSYPYLAGSTYLHALLPSWCQAGSKEEMRNRIIHPEMRARIKNNLEVTGSDGNQGGIVNWSSIVIAGVTKKHNEKYIGRKLLELSTAKNQDPSEFYLDLVVDEDFRASCILFSGYEPNVRSIMQHPKHMVGTDGILTGNRPHPRGYGTFARYLGFYARQEKILSMEGAVNRMTGRPAQRLSLKDRGLVRKGYVADLTLFDATTVIDRSTYENPRIPAAGFETVWIAGVETLKGGKRTDNLPGRAIRSC; encoded by the coding sequence GTGATCGATGGGTCTGGAAGCGCAGGCACTAAGACCGACGTTGTGGTGATAGACGGGAGAATCGCTGAAGTTGGAAGGATACTTAAGGGGGACGAGCGCGGCAGAATTATTGACGCCACTGATTTGACCCTCTCGCCCGGATTTATCGATATGCACGCTCATTCCGATCTTGCTGTCATTTCAGATCACGAACACCTGGCAAAAGTGACGCAAGGCGTCACTCTAGAGGTTGTTGGACAGGACGGACTTAGTTACGTTCCATCAAATGAGGACACGTTGGCGATATTGCGCGAACAACTGTTTGGTTGGAATGCTGATCCCGCAGGGATCGAATGGAACTTTAGGTCAGTAAAAGACTATCTGGCCGTTGTGGACCGTGGAGCTGCGGTAAATGTTGCATATCTAATTCCCCATGGCAATGTTCGAATGCTTGCATGTGGCAATGAGCCCGGAGAGGCTTCTTCGGAGCAGATGGCTTATCAACTCGCACTTGTTGAAGAAGGTATGCTCCAGGGTGCGGTAGGGATGTCCGCCGGCCTTACATATGTCCCTGCAATGTATGCCAGCGACAAGGAAATTTCCCAACTAACAGCAGTAGTCGCTAAGCACGGTGGTTACTATGCGCCCCATCACAGAAATTACGGAGCAAAGTTTCTAGAAGCAATAGATGAATGCATTGAAATTTCACGATCTTCATCGTGCCCGCTACACCTCACGCATTGCCATATGAGCGCACCGATTTTCCATGATAAGACAGAACTACTCTTTGAGAGATTAGCAAAAGCCGAGGCCGATAACTTGGATATAACATTGGATTCGTATCCTTATTTGGCGGGTTCGACGTACCTCCACGCTCTTCTTCCCTCGTGGTGCCAGGCTGGCAGCAAGGAGGAAATGCGCAATCGAATTATTCACCCGGAGATGCGCGCGAGAATTAAGAATAACCTAGAAGTCACAGGTTCGGATGGAAATCAAGGGGGCATAGTCAACTGGTCAAGCATTGTTATTGCTGGCGTCACGAAAAAACACAATGAGAAATATATTGGCCGTAAACTTCTTGAGTTGTCCACTGCCAAGAACCAAGACCCATCTGAGTTTTATCTTGATCTCGTAGTAGACGAAGATTTTCGTGCTTCATGCATTTTATTTTCTGGCTACGAACCAAATGTTCGATCCATTATGCAACATCCAAAACATATGGTTGGCACCGACGGCATTCTTACAGGTAATCGCCCACATCCTCGTGGTTACGGCACTTTTGCAAGGTACCTAGGATTTTATGCTCGACAAGAGAAGATCCTGAGCATGGAAGGTGCCGTCAACCGCATGACGGGGCGCCCAGCGCAGCGACTCTCCCTAAAGGACCGCGGCCTAGTCCGAAAGGGTTATGTAGCTGACTTGACCCTCTTTGATGCAACCACCGTTATCGATCGATCGACCTATGAAAATCCTCGAATTCCTGCGGCTGGGTTTGAAACAGTTTGGATTGCAGGCGTTGAAACCCTAAAAGGCGGTAAACGAACTGATAATCTGCCAGGCCGAGCAATCCGATCCTGCTAA